A genomic region of Raphanus sativus cultivar WK10039 chromosome 6, ASM80110v3, whole genome shotgun sequence contains the following coding sequences:
- the LOC108813194 gene encoding protein VAC14 homolog isoform X2 — translation MSDALSAIPAAVHRNLSDKLYEKRKNAALDLENAVKALITSGDHDKISKVIDVLIKDFAKSPQANHRKGGLIGLAAVTVGLASEAAQYLEQIVPPVIHAFFDQDSRVRYYACEALYNIAKVVRGEFIFFFNDIFDALCKLSADSDANVQSAAHLLDRLVKDIVTESDQFSIEEFIPLLKERMNVLNPYVRQFLVGWITVLDSVPDIDMLGFLPDFLDGLFNMLSDSSHEIRQQADSALSEFLQEIKNSPSVDYGRMAEILVQRASSPDEFTRLTAITWINEFVKLGGDQLVRYYADILGAILPCISDKEEKIRVVARETNEELRSIHVEPSDGFDVGAILSVARRQLSSDNEATRIEALNWISTLLNKHRTEVLCFLNDIFDTLLKALSDSSDDVVLLVLEVHAGVAKDPQYFRQLIVFLVHNFRADNSLLERRGALIVRRLCVLLDAERVYRELSTILEGEDNLDFASTMVQALNLILITSPELSKLRDLLKGSLVNREGKELFVALYASWCHSPMAIISLCLLAQAYQHASVVIQSLVEEDINVKFLVQLDKLIRLLETPIFTYLRLQLLEPGRFTWLLKTLYGLLMLLPQQSAAFKILRTRLKTVPTYSFSGGGQISRASSGVPFSQYMHHREDGDAEDNNINNSHQGINFAARLQQFENVQNQHRGQARNKVNYSYNTSSTSASKFTNITSWSSDAAASDLLSANMIV, via the exons ATGTCAGACGCTCTTTCAGCGATTCCGGCCGCCGTTCATCGTAATCTCTCCGATAAACTCTACGAGAAGCGCAAAAATGCCGCCCttgat CTTGAGAACGCTGTGAAGGCTTTAATAACTTCGGGTGACCATGACAAGATCTCCAAAGTCATCGACGTCTTGATTAAGGACTTTGCTAAATCCCCTCAAGCCAATCATCGAAAG gGTGGACTTATTGGCTTAGCTGCTGTAACCGTTGGTTTGGCTTCAGAAGCTGCTCAATATCTTGAG CAAATAGTGCCACCTGTGATTCACGCCTTTTTTGATCAAGATAGCCGAGTTCGCTACTATGCATGTGAAGCTCTCTACAACATTGCAAAG GTTGTGAGAGGGgagttcatttttttcttcaatgaTATTTTTGATGCTCTATGCAAACTCTCAGCTGATTCTGATGCCAATGTCCAAAGTGCTGCTCATCTTTTAGATCGCCTTGTTAAG GATATTGTGACGGAGAGTGATCAGTTCAG TATTGAGGAATTCATACCTCTGTTAAAAGAACGGATGAACGTGTTAAACCCTTATGTTCGACAGTTTCTGGTAGGATGGATCACTGTTCTTGACAGCGTTCCTGACATCGATATGCTCGGCTTCCTGCCAGACTTTCTTGATG GGTTATTCAATATGTTGAGCGACTCTAGTCATGAAATAAGACAGCAGGCGGATTCGGCTCTTTCAGAGTTTCTTCAAGAGATAAAGAATTCACCA TCTGTAGATTATGGTCGCATGGCTGAAATACTAGTGCAGAGGGCTTCTTCTCCTGATGAATTCACTCGGTTAACAGCCATCACGTgg ATAAACGAGTTTGTAAAACTTGGGGGTGACCAGCTTGTGCGTTACTATGCTGATATTCTTGGAGCTATCTTACCTTGCATATCtgacaaagaagaaaaaatcagGGTG GTTGCTCGTGAAACCAATGAAGAACTTCGTTCAATTCATGTAGAACCCTCAGATGGTTTTGATGTTGGTGCAATTCTCTCTGTAGCAAGGAG GCAGCTATCAAGCGATAATGAGGCTACTCGAATTGAAGCATTGAATTGGATATCAACACTTTTAAACAAGCATCGTACTGAG GTTTTGTGCTTCCTGAATGACATATTTGACACACTACTAAAAGCACTGTCTGATTCTTCTGATGAC gTGGTGCTCTTGGTTCTGGAGGTTCATGCTGGTGTAGCAAAAGATCCACAGTACTTTCGCCAGCTCATTGTCTTTCTAGTCCACAATTTTCGAGCTGATAATTCTCTATTGGAAAG GCGTGGTGCTCTTATTGTCCGGAGACTGTGTGTACTTTTGGATGCTGAAAGAGTTTATCGAGAGCTCTCAACTATACTTGAGGGAGAAGATAATCTTGACTTTGCTTCAACCATGGTTCAG GCAttgaatttgattttgattaCATCCCCGGAGTTATCGAAACTAAGAGATCTTTTAAAAGGTTCACTAGTCAATCGCGAAGGGAAAGAACTTTTTGTTGCCTTGTACGCATCATGGTGCCACTCACCTATGGCAATTATAAGTCTCTGCTTATTAGCTCAG GCTTACCAGCACGCGAGTGTCGTGATTCAATCATTGGTAGAAGAAGACATAAACGTCAAATTTCTTGTGCAGCTCGATAAATTGATCCGGCTTCTCGAAACTCCAATCTTTACTTACCTTAGATTGCAG CTTCTGGAACCAGGAAGATTCACATGGTTGCTGAAAACACTTTACGGTCTTCTAATGTTACTTCCACag CAAAGTGCGGCGTTTAAGATACTACGGACAAGGCTCAAAACTGTGCCAACATACTCATTCAGTGGTGGAGGCCAAATAAGCAGAGCATCTTCAGGAGTTCCTTTCTCTCAGTATATGCATCACCGCGAGGACGGTGACGCTGAAGACAATAACATCAACAATTCTCACCAAGGAATCAATTTTGCTGCACGGCTGCAACAGTTTGAGAACGTACAGAATCAGCATCGTGGGCAGGCAAGGAATAAAGTGAACTACTCATATAACACTTCATCTACTTCTGCATCGAAG TTTACAAACATTACCAGTTGGAGTAGTGATGCAGCAGCATCTGATCTACTTAGCGCCAACATGATAGTTTGA
- the LOC108813194 gene encoding protein VAC14 homolog isoform X1: MSDALSAIPAAVHRNLSDKLYEKRKNAALDLENAVKALITSGDHDKISKVIDVLIKDFAKSPQANHRKGGLIGLAAVTVGLASEAAQYLEQIVPPVIHAFFDQDSRVRYYACEALYNIAKVVRGEFIFFFNDIFDALCKLSADSDANVQSAAHLLDRLVKDIVTESDQFSIEEFIPLLKERMNVLNPYVRQFLVGWITVLDSVPDIDMLGFLPDFLDGLFNMLSDSSHEIRQQADSALSEFLQEIKNSPSVDYGRMAEILVQRASSPDEFTRLTAITWINEFVKLGGDQLVRYYADILGAILPCISDKEEKIRVVARETNEELRSIHVEPSDGFDVGAILSVARRQLSSDNEATRIEALNWISTLLNKHRTEVLCFLNDIFDTLLKALSDSSDDVVLLVLEVHAGVAKDPQYFRQLIVFLVHNFRADNSLLERRGALIVRRLCVLLDAERVYRELSTILEGEDNLDFASTMVQALNLILITSPELSKLRDLLKGSLVNREGKELFVALYASWCHSPMAIISLCLLAQAYQHASVVIQSLVEEDINVKFLVQLDKLIRLLETPIFTYLRLQLLEPGRFTWLLKTLYGLLMLLPQQSAAFKILRTRLKTVPTYSFSGGGQISRASSGVPFSQYMHHREDGDAEDNNINNSHQGINFAARLQQFENVQNQHRGQARNKVNYSYNTSSTSASKEVRRSEEQQQQQHKPPASSASSSVADINRPPSRSSRKGPGQLQL; this comes from the exons ATGTCAGACGCTCTTTCAGCGATTCCGGCCGCCGTTCATCGTAATCTCTCCGATAAACTCTACGAGAAGCGCAAAAATGCCGCCCttgat CTTGAGAACGCTGTGAAGGCTTTAATAACTTCGGGTGACCATGACAAGATCTCCAAAGTCATCGACGTCTTGATTAAGGACTTTGCTAAATCCCCTCAAGCCAATCATCGAAAG gGTGGACTTATTGGCTTAGCTGCTGTAACCGTTGGTTTGGCTTCAGAAGCTGCTCAATATCTTGAG CAAATAGTGCCACCTGTGATTCACGCCTTTTTTGATCAAGATAGCCGAGTTCGCTACTATGCATGTGAAGCTCTCTACAACATTGCAAAG GTTGTGAGAGGGgagttcatttttttcttcaatgaTATTTTTGATGCTCTATGCAAACTCTCAGCTGATTCTGATGCCAATGTCCAAAGTGCTGCTCATCTTTTAGATCGCCTTGTTAAG GATATTGTGACGGAGAGTGATCAGTTCAG TATTGAGGAATTCATACCTCTGTTAAAAGAACGGATGAACGTGTTAAACCCTTATGTTCGACAGTTTCTGGTAGGATGGATCACTGTTCTTGACAGCGTTCCTGACATCGATATGCTCGGCTTCCTGCCAGACTTTCTTGATG GGTTATTCAATATGTTGAGCGACTCTAGTCATGAAATAAGACAGCAGGCGGATTCGGCTCTTTCAGAGTTTCTTCAAGAGATAAAGAATTCACCA TCTGTAGATTATGGTCGCATGGCTGAAATACTAGTGCAGAGGGCTTCTTCTCCTGATGAATTCACTCGGTTAACAGCCATCACGTgg ATAAACGAGTTTGTAAAACTTGGGGGTGACCAGCTTGTGCGTTACTATGCTGATATTCTTGGAGCTATCTTACCTTGCATATCtgacaaagaagaaaaaatcagGGTG GTTGCTCGTGAAACCAATGAAGAACTTCGTTCAATTCATGTAGAACCCTCAGATGGTTTTGATGTTGGTGCAATTCTCTCTGTAGCAAGGAG GCAGCTATCAAGCGATAATGAGGCTACTCGAATTGAAGCATTGAATTGGATATCAACACTTTTAAACAAGCATCGTACTGAG GTTTTGTGCTTCCTGAATGACATATTTGACACACTACTAAAAGCACTGTCTGATTCTTCTGATGAC gTGGTGCTCTTGGTTCTGGAGGTTCATGCTGGTGTAGCAAAAGATCCACAGTACTTTCGCCAGCTCATTGTCTTTCTAGTCCACAATTTTCGAGCTGATAATTCTCTATTGGAAAG GCGTGGTGCTCTTATTGTCCGGAGACTGTGTGTACTTTTGGATGCTGAAAGAGTTTATCGAGAGCTCTCAACTATACTTGAGGGAGAAGATAATCTTGACTTTGCTTCAACCATGGTTCAG GCAttgaatttgattttgattaCATCCCCGGAGTTATCGAAACTAAGAGATCTTTTAAAAGGTTCACTAGTCAATCGCGAAGGGAAAGAACTTTTTGTTGCCTTGTACGCATCATGGTGCCACTCACCTATGGCAATTATAAGTCTCTGCTTATTAGCTCAG GCTTACCAGCACGCGAGTGTCGTGATTCAATCATTGGTAGAAGAAGACATAAACGTCAAATTTCTTGTGCAGCTCGATAAATTGATCCGGCTTCTCGAAACTCCAATCTTTACTTACCTTAGATTGCAG CTTCTGGAACCAGGAAGATTCACATGGTTGCTGAAAACACTTTACGGTCTTCTAATGTTACTTCCACag CAAAGTGCGGCGTTTAAGATACTACGGACAAGGCTCAAAACTGTGCCAACATACTCATTCAGTGGTGGAGGCCAAATAAGCAGAGCATCTTCAGGAGTTCCTTTCTCTCAGTATATGCATCACCGCGAGGACGGTGACGCTGAAGACAATAACATCAACAATTCTCACCAAGGAATCAATTTTGCTGCACGGCTGCAACAGTTTGAGAACGTACAGAATCAGCATCGTGGGCAGGCAAGGAATAAAGTGAACTACTCATATAACACTTCATCTACTTCTGCATCGAAG GAGGTGAGGAGATCTGAagaacagcaacaacaacaacataaacCGCCAGCTTCTTCGGCATCATCATCAGTTGCGGACATCAATCGACCTCCATCAAGATCCTCAAGGAAAGGACCTGGTCAATTACAGCTTTAA